A genomic stretch from Clavelina lepadiformis chromosome 5, kaClaLepa1.1, whole genome shotgun sequence includes:
- the LOC143461169 gene encoding protein NLRC5-like — protein sequence MNENVNGEQTMPCGAINRNTSIENSRIDNGIIGAEQVNLADVIIQGLVVNVTVPPLEQNENISSFDNCEELAIKEIVKLHFHHLKDRDLQLQGVDVSDDSAIPIVHPTITEISYYGGDAAPTKEEYNPVDRISKHQNKRAGKEIKLEDLLNEENLSRFVSLVGYPGSGKTVCSKRLARSCTWPNRVCFYLRLMDMNYKDKLTLQELLINKLYPGLAKATCDNAFSWLKKHNHNIVLILDGFDQAEFTICSNPSKEAYDKPQPVQDLIANLCNKHFLPNCKLIVTSRPHSLIFLPKQLRPSTTYFVGDMTFDSMKRLFYAYAGTKADEVWSHLNNNEQHLVPLCHNPLMLQLIISACLHQASSSRIGNTLTLVFHTVMENLKHSDNHRSMEGFQKLALQIGKLAFLATSHNTVVITPEQLREVGLDPGTVQDIVIQLVTYRGFINNRVFDGDTRLYFCHQTFQEWFAALHIVHYMAMEEFEEFVKNELFKDHWMVVRRFVCGLLINLGPNEASESFPAKRSFLSNVLTEKLTNISPHQLSSGGAENLVHRHQLFDLYGCVSEGNSVSMASTAAKCFPTRLQMSSLVLGANQVTSLCFVLQRVTHKLEWLGLSLCELKINLFRRIASVIKDMRPGQIGRMIIDYNDLDTINFDDVIGLLRVVTDRLSMIYCFTDGRGGRKRPNEEEKEKIQDALNNLENPNLKVWVGDDRPFCKNN from the exons ATGAATGAAAATGTGAACGGTGAACAAACTATGCCATGCGGTGCGATCAACCGCAACACCAGCATCGAGAATAGTCGCATTGATAATGGTATCATTGGTGCAGAGCAAGTCAATCTAGCAGATGTCATAATACAAG GGCTGGTGGTCAATGTAACAGTTCCACCACTGGAACAAAACGAAAACATCAGTTCCTTTGACAATTGCG AGGAACTTGCCATAAAGGAAATCGTCAAACTTCATTTTCATCACCTTAAAGACAGAGACTTGCAGCTACAGGGAGTCGATGTTTCGGATGACAGCGCCATCCCCATTGTGCATCCAACTATCACCGAAATATCCTACTACGGCGGTGACGCAGCCCCGACTAAGGAAGAATACAACCCTGTTGACCGAATCTCTAAACATCAAAACAAACGCGCCGGGAAAGAAATCAAGCTTGAGGATTTGCTTAATGAAGAGAATTTATCTCGTTTTGTCAGCCTCGTTGGCTATCCTGGCTCCGGAAAAACCGTTTGTAGTAAACGGTTGGCCAGGTCTTGCACATGGCCTAATCGAGTGTGTTTTTACTTGCGTTTAATGGATATGAACTACAAGGACAAACTAACACTACAAGAACTACTGATTAACAAGCTGTATCCTGGTCTTGCAAAGGCCACCTGTGATAATGCATTTTCCTGGCTGAAGAAACACAATCACAACATTGTGTTGATCCTGGACGGCTTTGACCAGGCTGAGTTCACAATTTGCAGCAACCCATCAAAGGAAGCGTACGACAAACCCCAACCAGTCCAAGACCTGATCGCCAACCTCTGCAACAAACACTTTCTCCCAAACTGCAAGCTGATCGTTACTTCCCGGCCGCATTCTCTCATTTTCCTGCCCAAGCAGTTGAGACCGAGCACAACTTACTTTGTCGGTGACATGACGTTCGACTCCATGAAGCGGCTCTTCTACGCCTACGCCGGTACCAAAGCAGATGAGGTATGGAGTCACCTGAACAACAACGAGCAACACCTGGTGCCTCTTTGTCACAATCCTCTGATGCTTCAACTGATCATCTCAGCTTGTCTTCATCAAGCTTCCTCTTCGAGGATTGGGAACACACTCACACTGGTTTTCCATACAGTCATGGAGAACCTCAAACACAGCGACAACCACCGAAGCATGGAAGGTTTTCAGAAATTAGCTCTCCAAATCGGGAAGCTCGCATTTCTCGCCACGAGCCATAACACGGTCGTCATCACCCCCGAGCAATTGAGAGAAGTTGGGTTGGATCCTGGCACAGTGCAGGATATAGTGATCCAGCTGGTAACTTACAGGGGTTTCATCAACAACAGAGTGTTCGATGGAGACACAAGGCTCTACTTCTGCCACCAAACCTTCCAGGAGTGGTTCGCGGCTTTACACATCGTCCATTACATGGCAATGGAAGAATTTGAAgagtttgtaaaaaatgagCTCTTTAAGGACCACTGGATGGTCGTACGACGATTTGTGTGCGGATTGCTGATTAACTTGGGACCCAACGAAG CATCCGAGAGTTTTCCTGCAAAGAGGAGCTTTTTATCTAATGTACTTACTGAGAAGTTGACCAACATCTCTCCTCACCAGCTGTCCTCAG GTGGAGCAGAAAACCTTGTGCATCGTCATCAGTTGTTTGATCTTTATGGCTGTGTCTCAGAGGGAAATAGTGTGTCTATGGCAAGCACGGCAGCAAAATGCTTCCCTACGAGATTACAGATGTCAAGTCTGGTCTTGGGCGCCAATCAAGTCACCTCTCTTTGCTTCGTCTTACAGCGAGTCACACACAAGCTGGAATGGCTCGGTCTCTCCCTCTGTGAACTGAAGATCAATTTATTTCGAAGGATTGCTTCGGTCATAAAAGACATGAGACCAGGACAA ATAGGAAGAATGATCATAGATTACAACGACCTCGACACCATCAACTTTGATGACGTAATTGGCTTGCTGAGGGTTGTGACGGATCGTTTGAGCATGATTTATTGCTTCACTGACGGTCGTGGAGGAAGGAAACGACCAAATGAGGAAGAGAAAGAGAAAATCCAAGATGCTTTGAACAACTTGGAAAACCCG aacTTAAAGGTTTGGGTTGGAGACGACCGCCCTTTCTGCAAAAACAACTGA
- the LOC143459818 gene encoding galectin-8-like, whose amino-acid sequence MHLSLSLISFLVATCIGQDSFTCRRSDQEQNVVPIQGIPGKRGPVGLKGSKGEPGVADDNEVDFIKSQLVSLQQQLEALRKKPTNCSEVNAPDRTNGFYETSAYIGCSCRLEFCDFSSPGERKFWGSHIRLPFDSFIGHSVVIIGKPTADQWFVINLFLSTDFLNLHFKAMPSQNWIVRNTFANGAWGHEERDLGVPYPFALNRQFKLKFSVNEGGFRVYLDDAHLLNYAHRHRSWTDIKFFHAHGAVSIERMWVE is encoded by the exons ATGCATTTGAGTTTATCATTGATAAGTTTTTTGGTGGCGACATGCATCGGCCAAGATTCCTTCACATGCAGAAGGTCAGACCAAGAGCAAAATGTTGTCCCAATACAGGGGATTCCCGGAAAAAGGGGTCCTGTTGGATTGAAAGGGTCAAAAGGAGAACCAGGGGTGGCTGATGACAATGAAGTGGACTTTatcaaaa GTCAGTTGGTTTCCTTGCAGCAACAACTAGAAGCTCTCAGAA AGAAGCCAACGAATTGTTCTGAAGTTAATGCACCGGATCGTACAAACGGGTTCTACGAAACATCTGCTTATATTGGATGCAGTTGTCGTTTGGAATTCTGTGACTTTTCATCTCCAggagaaagaaaattttgg GGGTCACACATTCGTCTTCCTTTTGACTCCTTCATTGGACATTCCGTGGTGATTATTGGCAAACCGACAGCGGACCAGTG GTTTGTGATTAATCTTTTTCTTTCGACGGATTTCTTAAACCTACATTTCAAGGCGATGCCAAGTCAGAATTGGATTGTCCGAAATACTTTCGCGAACGGGGCCTGGGGTCATGAAGAAAGGGATCTAGGTGTCCCGTACCCGTTTGCTCTTAACCGACAATTTAAG cTGAAATTCTCGGTAAACGAAGGAGGTTTCCGTGTCTACCTCGACGATGCTCATCTCCTCAATTACGCGCATCGCCATCGATCTTGGACCGACATTAAGTTCTTTCATGCGCACGGCGCCGTCAGCATCGAAAGAATGTGGGTGGAATAA